One genomic window of Arachis hypogaea cultivar Tifrunner chromosome 8, arahy.Tifrunner.gnm2.J5K5, whole genome shotgun sequence includes the following:
- the LOC112706494 gene encoding uncharacterized protein isoform X11 encodes MDQHHSHYVHHHHHSHHDHNNDDNNTNHTRYAPPPPHHNHSHLPPPPPPPPSLPTPPAPPPQAQPLRYRTIRTPPPPPPYAPNNNHPPSHQNQFPQFNSPNYPNRPFQEEHPISNNHNQPFSQSPRIASRILPGDPFPRRNFPRFDTETRWDPNPGRRIAPDCLLPRNYTPVDLDSELRQHREGVSLPPSAYPAEKIRYDPDRSRWRLEYEYEGNPRKDEEFGCGSGNDANYHNYHRRGVGDLPPRHDLPNGGFGRAPPAMSREINIDLKPGGYVRGYSVEFEDKIPRVGRRDGHGEGKRWLNERRGPKELPDSRFELGTGEIGFAKNVDDDFRVGTREEYGWESGRYSGRGNNREFGHELWRPSLKKQVQKKSALLRIQNAKPSYRNREIEQLRNAGYSAESNTNDFRGKEQCGHVGHGMKQEEREGSPVELDISFESNSLVAKAIVTASTSTVVTDTNMNSVSDADLTPSEKRKKVSVSDSDCSGLEAAKVSRDVVTLNSSSCKVNDCSGSVNDLSLQNNVVNPCSQPCTRETDSVKNEVAGGSTKIHSGKSSPRVVKKKKVVKRVVKKVVGNPKSTMSNSRSVNKVHGCVQPDRVIPSSSSVSVPNKVEPCLEQKNITVDKMSMPGHSSYNLSKDRNQLLEDRNGDLTLLSLGPHSRSRECETDEDSDTQKGAARFESGLNIPNSQSCASTGEAKKIDSECLDANNSVHDLRRMPDTNMVPELLNGSTSKINDVGCDIKQLCQNQESQSCENYSNVRCPQNGFVIDVVDDSVLSSADNIGKSDHTNTYNSASSVYGLISGDLKGSKEKLTVTECGLTGESGFGLMVPTIITKYAILEENPDVINPASSSAMSAPSNSGKIKIHSGTDCIQNAIAVTQGSYSGLVNLEDGTAGQCSDITNDAVKDVSPSYAAISSENCGKEEPFSSSNLSVGFGEGDINNMKKRKARTHSKFLHSKMEGISPKPVNSVSHANDWDTASSVKVKDACCSEVLDQSVQSLGSNLESCLNGIITLHGKKELSEAELCVRDNEIDDANYLSLLSKGIKVTTTSELSDAVVVSKSCADFPVSFSDKQAPEKEVALSSMDVLFSAQSLSCSEDSRKLSDNFVGGSCDARYANNETMSSDHFELKNSDFASYSLREDLDIQFPLLDGECKENGTQMQTDILASGYNKGDMKDSLIHQQSIVSHPSDGDLEEDAPEAPSDVCSQGISEAPERGNLNCTSIQDENNCGDISAVEHGSDLPTCTSPIQHTNKIMKSANATGHSNPVERNLMRQSSQVNSKVSNNGPVSYFSENGSKNTLGGAMPKTQKGRSFIISKSNSKTSASSTHLSNPRTWRRSGNNSQGSLPGNKLSPGKFLPKRQILDRKGNFQNTSYIRKGNSLVRQPTTVSFTQISSVNKSPLSLDELSKSTRSGSRIDVSDQLTLKTGVAEVPQQSQRKPSLSIGTLSEENISSPLVEPPSSGCYENASDPRKLIDINDTPNSSKDDSNQYETPDNQSSPLSKLENQVEANDGHISSFSTKRIVYTKPKTNQLVATSNSRDEKSQTAFSEGYYKRCKNQLVRNMNQTVAVPKATLDSDGQGSCKVLCNRKLSKRQLHKVAGRSFKSLRASLVWTLCGKKSPKNGHNSWHSQRVLPQLFPWKRPTYLRSVIHNSASCSNSTFLSAVRSTRGFSLWKSKVLSVGGSSLKWSKSIEKNSKQANEEATLAVAAVERKKREQKERIFRIGSVRYKMDPSRRTLQRISGGQDFYDESLSSATADSGLVVKRAYIPRRLVIGNDEYVRIGNGNQLIRDPKKRTRKLANEKVRWSLHTARQRLARKQKYCQFFTRFGKCNKEGGKCPYVHDPSKIAVCTKFLNGLCSTPSCKLTHKVIPERMPDCSYFLQGLCTNRNCPYRHVNVNPKASVCEGFLKGYCADGNECRKKHSCICPTFQATGTCTKGTRCKLHHPEKQKGKKRKRSGDQSNSNSRGRYFASVPINVSEAGIVVIPGQRDLSDDLEGELTDYISLQDDYTKTVGQSLALTLCDSDSLSLQLEDYEVNIKPTLLMKTKGTPRSSWSSVLQS; translated from the exons ATGGACCAACACCACTCCCACTAcgtccaccaccaccaccacagccaCCATGATCACAACAACGACGACAACAACACCAACCACACTAGGTACGCCCCTCCCCCTCCTCATCACAACCACAGCCACCTCCCTCCGCCGCCCCCTCCGCCCCCGTCCCTCCCCACTCCGCCAGCCCCTCCTCCCCAAGCACAACCCCTCCGCTATCGCACCATCCGCACACCTCCTCCTCCGCCTCCTTATGCCCCCAATAACAACCACCCGCCATCCCATCAAAACCAATTCCCCCAATTCAATTCCCCTAACTACCCTAATCGTCCCTTCCAAGAAGAACACCCAATCTCCAACAACCACAATCAGCCATTTTCCCAATCCCCCAGGATTGCCAGCCGAATCCTCCCGGGCGATCCTTTCCCCCGCCGCAATTTTCCTCGTTTCGACACTGAAACACGCTGGGACCCTAACCCTGGCCGTAGGATCGCTCCCGACTGTCTCCTTCCGAGGAATTATACCCCCGTTGATCTTGACAGTGAATTGCGCCAACACCGTGAAGGGGTCTCGCTGCCGCCCTCGGCATATCCGGCCGAAAAGATTCGATACGATCCCGATcgctccaggtggagacttgaGTATGAGTATGAGGGTAACCCTAGGAAGGATGAGGAGTTTGGTTGCGGCAGCGGTAATGATGCTAATTACCACAATTACCACCGCCGCGGCGTTGGGGATTTGCCACCCAGACACGACTTGCCCAACGGAGGCTTCGGCAGGGCGCCACCGGCGATGTCAAGGGAGATTAATATTGATTTGAAACCCGGGGGGTATGTTCGCGGGTATAGTGTGGAATTCGAGGATAAGATTCCCAGGGTTGGAAGAAGAGATGGGCATGGCGAAGGCAAGAGGTGGTTGAATGAGAGGAGGGGACCTAAGGAGTTGCCTGATTCACGGTTCGAATTGGGGACCGGCGAGATTGGTTTTGCTAAgaatgttgatgatgattttcGCGTTGGGACGCGTGAGGAATATGGATGGGAATCGGGTAGATATAGTGGCAGAGGGAACAACAGGGAGTTTGGTCATGAATTATGGCGACCTTCTCTAAAGAAACAGGTTCAAAAGAAGAGTGCTCTTCTTAGGATCCAGAATGCAAAACCAAGTTATAGGAATCGTGAGATTGAACAATTACGGAATGCTGGTTATTCTGCTGAGTCTAACACTAATGATTTCAGGGGCAAGGAGCAGTGTGGGCATGTAGGTCATGGGATGAAacaagaagaaagggaaggaAGTCCTGTGGAACTTGATATCTCTTTTGAATCAAATTCCCTGGTTGCGAAGGCTATTGTGACCGCTTCGACTTCGACTGTTGTTACTGATACAAATATGAATTCTGTCTCTGATGCTGATTTAACTCCCtcagaaaagagaaaaaaggttTCAGTATCCGATAGTGATTGTTCTGGTTTGGAAGCTGCAAAAGTATCTAGGGATGTTGTAACTTTGAATAGCTCATCATGCAAAGTGAATGACTGCTCTGGATCTGTGAATGATTTAAGCTTACAGAATAATGTTGTTAATCCTTGTTCTCAACCTTGCACCCGTGAGACTGATAGTGTGAAAAATGAGGTTGCAGGTGGAAGTACCAAAATTCACTCTGGTAAGTCCTCCCCAAGGGTTGTCAAGAAGAAAAAAGTTGTCAAGAGAGTAGTGAAGAAAGTTGTTGGAAATCCAAAATCTACAATGTCAAATTCACGATCAGTGAATAAGGTTCATGGATGTGTGCAACCTGATCGAGTCATACCTAGTTCTTCATCTGTCTCTGTTCCCAACAAAGTTGAACCTTGTCTGGAGCAGAAAAACATCACTGTAGACAAGATGTCAATGCCTGGCCATAGTTCATACAATTTATCAAAGGATCGGAATCAATTGCTTGAAGATAGAAATGGAGATCTAACCCTGCTGAGTTTGGGGCCACATTCCAGGTCACGAGAATGTGAAACTGATGAAGATTCAGATACTCAGAAAGGAGCCGCCAGGTTTGAAAGTGGCCTTAACATTCCAAATTCTCAATCTTGTGCTTCTACTGGTGAAGCTAAAAAGATTGATTCTGAGTGTTTAGATGCAAATAATTCTGTCCATGACTTGCGTAGAATGCCAGATACTAACATGGTTCCTGAATTATTAAATGGAAGTACTTCCAAAATCAATGATGTGGGTTGTGATATTAAACAGCTATGTCAGAATCAAGAGTCTCAATCATGTGAGAATTATTCAAATGTAAGATGTCCACAGAATGGGTTTGTTATAGATGTAGTAGATGACAGCGTTCTTAGTTCAGCTGACAATATTGGTAAGTCAGATCACACTAATACATATAACTCTGCTAGTAGCGTTTATGGCCTAATTTCTGGTGATCTTAAAGGATCTAAAGAGAAGCTTACAGTTACTGAATGTGGTCTTACTGGTGAATCTGGTTTTGGACTTATGGTCCCTACTATTATCACCAAGTATGCTATTTTGGAAGAAAATCCAGACGTGATCAACCCTGCATCAAGCAGCGCAATGTCTGCCCCTTCAAATTCAGGAAAAATTAAGATTCACTCTGGTACAGATTGCATACAAAATGCTATTGCTGTGACACAGGGTTCTTATAGTGGACTGGTCAATTTAGAAGATGGTACCGCTGGTCAGTGTTCTGACATCACTAATGATGCTGTGAAGGATGTTTCCCCCAGTTACGCTGCCATATCTTCTGAGAATTGTGGCAAGGAAGAGCCATTTTCAAGTTCTAATCTTTCTGTTGGATTTGGTGAAGGGGATATAAACaatatgaaaaagagaaaagcTAGGACTCATTCAAAGTTTTTGCACTCAAAGATGGAGGGAATTTCTCCAAAACCTGTAAATTCAGTTAGCCATGCAAATGATTGGGATACTGCCTCAAGTGTGAAGGTGAAGGATGCATGTTGTTCAGAAGTTTTGGATCAATCTGTTCAAAGCTTAGGTTCTAACCTGGAATCGTGCTTGAATGGGATCATTACTTTACATGGGAAAAAGGAGCTTTCAGAGGCTGAGCTTTGTGTTAGAGATAATGAGATTGATGATGCAAATTATCTTTCACTATTATCTAAAGGGATCAAAGTCACGACTACCTCTGAGTTGAGTGATGCAGTTGTGGTATCCAAATCTTGTGCGGATTTTCCTGTTTCTTTCAGTGATAAACAAGCACCCGAAAAAGAAGTTGCATTGTCAAGCATGGATGTTCTGTTTAGTGCACAATCATTGTCATGTTCAGAGGATAGTAGGAAATTGTCTGACAATTTTGTTGGAGGTTCTTGTGACGCTAGATATGCAAATAATGAAACCATGAGTTCTGACCATTTTGAATTAAAGAACTCAGATTTTGCATCTTATTCACTTCGTGAGGACTTGGACATTCAGTTCCCATTGTTGGATGGTGAATGCAAAGAAAATGGCACTCAAATGCAAACTGACATTTTGGCGTCTGGATATAATAAGGGAGATATGAAGGACAGTTTAATTCATCAACAGAGCATTGTGTCCCATCCTTCCGATGGTGATTTGGAGGAGGATGCACCTGAAGCACCATCAGATGTGTGTTCTCAAGGGATATCGGAAGCACCTGAGAGAGGGAATTTAAATTGTACATCAATCCAAGATGAAAACAATTGTGGGGATATATCTGCAGTTGAACATGGTTCTGATTTGCCTACTTGTACTTCACCAATACAGCATACTAATAAGATTATGAAGTCAGCTAATGCAACTGGGCATAGTAACCCAGTTGAGAGGAATCTAATGCGACAATCATCCCAAGTCAACTCCAAGGTTTCAAATAATGGTCCAGTTTCTTATTTTTCAGAAAATGGGAGCAAAAATACCCTTGGAGGTGCCATGCCAAAAACTCAAAAGGGTCGTTCGTTCATCATTTCAAAGTCAAATTCAAAGACATCTGCCTCTTCAACCCATCTCTCAAATCCTCGAACTTGGCGACGTTCTGGTAATAATTCTCAAGGTTCTTTACCTGGAAACAAGCTTTCGCCAGGAAAATTTCTTCCCAAAAGGCAAATTCTAGATAGGAAAGGAAACTTTCAGAATACCTCTTACATTCGTAAAGGTAACAGTCTTGTAAGACAGCCTACTACAGTTTCTTTTACTCAGATCTCTTCTGTAAATAAGTCACCTTTGAGCTTAGATGAATTATCAAAGAGTACCAGATCTGGGAGCAGGATTGATGTGTCAGATCAACTGACCTTGAAAACAGGAGTAGCAGAGGTCCCTCAGCAGAGTCAGAGAAAACCTTCACTATCCATTGGCACATTATCAGAGGAAAATATATCTTCCCCATTGGTAGAACCTCCTTCCAGTGGTTGCTATGAAAATGCATCAGATCCTAGAAAACTGATAGATATCAATGATACACCAAACTCTTCCAAAGATGATTCAAATCAGTACGAAACTCCTGATAATCAAAGTAGTCCACTGAGTAAGCTGGAGAACCAAGTTGAAGCAAATGATGGACACATTTCTTCTTTCAGCACCAAGAGAATTGTATATACAAAGCCCAAAACAAATCAGTTGGTAGCGACTTCAAATTCTCGTGATGAGAAGTCCCAAACAGCCTTCTCTGAAGGCTACTACAAGAGGTGCAAAAATCAGTTAGTTAGGAATATGAACCAGACTGTTGCAGTGCCGAAAGCCACTCTAGATTCTGATGGTCAGGGGTCTTGTAAGGTGCTTTGCAACAGAAAGCTTAGTAAGAGGCAGTTACATAAAG TTGCTGGGAGATCATTCAAATCTTTAAGAGCCTCATTAGTCTGGACATTATGTGGCAAAAAGTCACCTAAAAATGGCCATAATTCATGGCATTCTCAAAGGGTTTTGCCTCAGTTATTTCCATGGAAAAGACCAACATATTTAAGAAGCGTCATTCATAATTCTGCTTCATGTTCCAATAGTACCTTCTTATCAGCAGTTAG GTCAACCCGTGGGTTTTCTCTTTGGAAATCCAAGGTATTAAGTGTTGGTGGGTCTAGTTTAAAATGGTCCAAATCCATTGAGAAGAACTCAAAGCAAGCTAATGAG GAGGCCACACTTGCTGTTGCTGCAGTAGAGAGGAAAAAGAGAGAGCAAAAAG AACGTATATTCCGTATTGGTTCAGTTCGCTACAAAATGGATCCTTCCAGGCGCACACTTCAGAGGATTTCAGGTGGTCAGGATTTCT ATGATGAATCCCTGTCGTCTGCCACTGCTGATTCGGGCTTGGTTGTGAAAAGAGCTTACATTCCTAGGAGATTGGTGATTGGAAATGATGA ATATGTCCGAATTGGAAATGGTAATCAGCTTATCAGAGACCCAAAAAAACGAACTCGAAAATTGGCAAATGAAAAAGTTAGATGGAGCTTGCATACTGCCAGGCAACGGTTGGCTCGAAAGCAGAAGTATTGTCAGTTTTTTACAAGATTTGGGAAATGTAACAAGGAGGGTGGGAAATGCCCTTATGTTCATGATCCCTCAAAAATTGCTGTCTGTACTAAGTTCCTGAATGGTTTATGTTCTACTCCCAGCTGCAAATTGACTCATAAG GTTATACCAGAGAGAATGCCAGATTGTTCTTATTTTCTGCAAG GCTTATGCACAAACCGAAATTGCCCATATAGACATGTCAATGTGAACCCTAAGGCTTCTGTTTGTGAAGGATTTCTCAAGGGTTATTGTGCTGATGGGAATGAG TGTAGGAAGAAGCACAGTTGTATCTGTCCTACTTTTCAAGCAACGGGCACCTGTACGAAAGGAACCAGATGCAAGCTTCATCATCCCGAAAAacaaaagggaaagaaaaggaagagatcTGGAGATCAGAGTAATAGTAACAGCAGAGGGCGTTACTTTGCTTCTGTTCCGATTAATGTTTCTGAAGCTGGAATCGTAGTTATTCCAGGGCAACGTGATCTGAGTGATGATCTTGAAGGAGAACTTACTGACTACATCAGCCTTCAGGATGACTATACAAAAACTGTTGGTCAATCATTAGCGCTAACATTGTGCGACAGCGATTCCTTGAGCTTGCAGTTGGAAGATTATGAAGTAAATATCAAACCAACTCTTTTAATGAAAACAAAAGGCACGCCGCGATCTTCTTGGTCCAGTGTCCTGCAAAGTTAG